A window of Zingiber officinale cultivar Zhangliang chromosome 5A, Zo_v1.1, whole genome shotgun sequence contains these coding sequences:
- the LOC121980061 gene encoding cell division control protein 48-like has translation FFVTCIYEIVGQIIHFVTINSETTKRPLLACASVHLKHKGFLKYTNEISSLSQRILLSGPLGSEIYQETLVKALAKEFGARVLIVDCLTLFGGSSSNAESFKEAMKLDKASLLDKQHAGLSACLQHKRPVSSVEADIMEASAFDHGSLSKQDALASSLKFYPYKKGDRVKYVGPSQSSEVPQGPRGPNYGYRGKVLLVFEENLSAKVGVRFDKHIPEGNDLGGLCEEHHGFFCVADALRLDISSREDSGRSAINELFEVISEECQRGPLIVFLKDIDKSVAGGVDSYVTMKVRMDSLSPGVLIVCSNTQVDSRKEKSHPGGLLFTKLGGNQTTLFDFALPDCFSRLHERSKENSKTVKQLTKLFPNRIIIQPPQDEGKVLEWKKILDNDVETLKAKSNIQSIRSFLNRIGFECNELDQICIKDQTLSSESVDRIIGFALSHHLNNNTFEASPKKTKLVLSSESVQYGLSVLQNLQSDSKGTKKSLKDVVTENEFEKRLLADVIPPNDIGVTFDDIGALENVKDTLKELVMLPLQRPELFCRGQLTKPCKGILLFGPPGTGKTMLAKAVATEAGANFINVSMSSISSKWFGEGEKYVKAVFSLASKIAPSVVFVDEVDSMLGRRENPGEHEAMRKMKNEFMVNWDGLRTKDKERVLVLAATNRPFDLDEAVIRRLPRRLMVNLPDCHNREKILKVILAREDLAPDTNMEVLASMTDGYSGSDLKNLCVAAAHRPIREILEKERKEKDVALAEGRPLPVLHSSDDVRALRMDDFRHAHEQVCASVSSESSNMSELLQWNELYGEGGSRKKKPLSYFM, from the exons ttttttgtgactTGTATTTATGAAATTGTTGGACAAATCATTCATTTTGTTACCATTAATAGTGAGACTACAAAGCGGCCTCTTCTTGCTTGTGCATCTGTTCACCTAAAACATAAGGGGTTCTTGAAGTATACAAATGAAATATCATCGTTGAGCCAACGTATTCTATTGTCCGGTCCACTAG GATCTGAAATCTATCAGGAAACTCTGGTAAAGGCTCTTGCTAAGGAGTTTGGTGCTAGAGTGCTCATTGTAGATTGTCTCACATTATTCGGT GGATCATCTTCAAATGCTGAGTCCTTTAAGGAAGCTATGAAACTTGATAAGGCAagtcttcttgacaaacaacatgcTGGATTATCTGCTTGTTTGCAACACAAGAGACCAGTTTCTAGTGTTGAGGCTGATATTATGGAGGCATCTGCATTTGATCACGGATCTCTATCTAAGCAAGATGCTCTTGCTTCCTCTTTGAAATTCTACCCTTACAAGAAAG GTGACAGAGTGAAGTATGTAGGTCCATCACAATCATCAGAAGTTCCTCAGGGTCCAAG AGGCCCGAATTATGGTTATCGTggaaaagtattacttgtttttGAAGAAAATTTATCTGCCAAGGTTGGAGTTAGATTTGATAAGCATATTCCTGAAGGCAATGACCTTGGGGGCCTTTGTGAAGAACACCATGGTTTCTTCTGTGTTG CGGATGCACTCCGGCTAGATATTTCTTCACGGGAGGATTCAGGAAGATCAGCCATAAATGAATTATTTGAG gTTATATCTGAAGAATGTCAGCGTGGTCCTTTAATAGTCTTCTTGAAAGACATTGATAAATCTGTTGCTGGCGGTGTAGATTCATACGTTACTATGAAGGTTAGGATGGACTCTTTGTCGCCAGGTGTTCTTATTGTTTGCTCGAATACCCAGGTGGATAGCCGCAAAGAGAAG TCACATCCTGGTGGTCTTCTTTTCACAAAATTGGGAGGCAACCAAACTACACTATTTGATTTTGCCTTGCCG GATTGCTTCAGTAGGCTGCATGAGAGAagcaaagaaaattcaaaaacagTAAAGCAACTCACAAAACTTTTTCCTAATAGGATCATCATCCAGCCACCGCAG GATGAAGGTAAAGTTCTTGAATGGAAGAAGATATTGGACAATGATGTTGAAACACTTAAGGCCAAGTCCAACATTCAGAGCATCCGTTCT TTTTTGAATCGCATTGGATTTGAATGCAATGAGCTTGACCAGATCTGCATAAAGGATCAAACACTTTCAAGTGAAA GTGTTGATAGAATAATTGGTTTTGCCCTTAGCCACCACCTGAATAACAACACGTTTGAAGCATCTCCAAAGAAAACTAAGCTGGTTCTTTCAAGTGAAAG CGTCCAATATGGTCTGTCTGTGTTGCAAAACCTTCAAAGTGATTCCAAGGGTACAAAGAAATCACTTAAA GATGTGGTTacggaaaatgaatttgaaaaacGACTTCTTGCTGATGTCATTCCTCCAAATGATATTGGTGTAACATTCGATGATATTGGAGCTTTAGAGAATGTGAAGGACACATTGAAGGAGTTGGTGATGCTTCCATTGCAAAGACCAGAATTGTTCTGCAGAGGGCAATTGACAAag CCATGTAAGGGGATACTGCTCTTTGGTCCTCCTGGGACTGGGAAAACAATGCTTGCTAAAGCTGTTGCAACTGAAGCTGGTGCCAACTTCATCAATGTATCGATGTCAAGCATAAGCTCAAAG TGGTTTGGTGAAGGGGAGAAATATGTAAAAGCAGTCTTTTCCCTAGCAAGTAAAATTGCTCCTAGTGTTGTTTTTGTGGACGAG GTTGATAGCATGCTTGGGAGGCGTGAAAATCCTGGAGAACATGAAGCCATGCGGAAGATGAAAAATGAGTTTATGGTCAATTGGGATGGTTTACGCACTAAAGATAAGGAACGTGTTTTGGTGTTAGCTGCAACTAATAGGCCATTTGACCTTGATGAGGCTGTCATAAGGCGGCTCCCACGAAG ATTAATGGTAAACCTTCCAGATTGTCACAATAGAGAAAAAATACTCAAGGTAATATTGGCAAGAGAAGATTTAGCTCCAGATACCAATATGGAAGTTCTTGCAAGTATGACTGATGGGTATTCAGGAAGTGATCTTAAG AATCTTTGTGTCGCTGCAGCACATCGCCCCATTAGAGAGATTCTTGAAAAGGAAAGAAAG GAGAAAGATGTTGCATTAGCTGAGGGTAGACCCTTACCTGTCTTGCACAGTAGTGATGATGTTCGTGCTCTAAGAATGGACGACTTTAGACACGCACATGAACAG GTTTGTGCTA